A segment of the Psilocybe cubensis strain MGC-MH-2018 chromosome 5, whole genome shotgun sequence genome:
TTCACAGAGAGGCATTCCTTTCGTCAACGCTGTGGCCAACGTAGCCTGGAAAGATGATAAGGTCGTTGCCTTTGGGAACTCTTTTGTCAAGCCTAGTACGTCATTATTTCTGTACCATTTGCATGGCTCGGTGTTTTAAGCAGCACATCCCCTTTAGAAACCATTGCTGCTTCCCGTCCCACAATCCCCGCCAGCTCTATCATTGCCAAGGTCGAAGCAGCCTTCGACGGCAAATATAACAATTGGCCCATTTCTCTCAATTATCTTGCTCGTCCCGACGGCTCTGCTGCTTTAGTCCACGCTGTACAAGTCCAAAACGAGGAGGTTAACAGCTGGTTTGAGGTCTACGTTGATGCACACTCCGGAGAGATTCTGTCCGTCACTGACTTCGTTGCCGAGGCTACTGTAAGCTTGATCTTTTCTTCGATGTTAAACACCGTACCTAATTAGTTCTGCAGTACAAAGTACTCCCCCTTCACAAGCGTGCTATCACGGAAGGACTTGAGACAGTAGTTGATCCTCAAGACACATTAGCTTCTCCTTCGGGGTGGCACTCTACTGGTACTACGTCTTTCACCACTACTGAGTAAGCTAGCTACCGTTTTTGATCTTCCATCTTATATTTACGCGTCATTTATTAGGGGAAACAATGTTGTATCCTACAAGTCGTCCGTGTCCTCGACCACCTCCCAAAGTAGCTCAGACTTGGTGTTCAACTACACTTATTCTCCTGCCGATGCTCCTTCTGCCACTGCCAATCTAAACGCCGCACGCGTCAATGCCTTCTACATCATCAATGCCGTACACGATCTCGCATACCGTTACGGTTTCACCGAGACCGCATTCAACTTCCAGCAAAACAACtttggaaaaggaggaaaggcGAACGATCGTGTTAGGATATCGGTTCAGGATTCTTCGGGAACCAACAACGCCAACTTCGCCACTCCCGCTGAGTGTGTACCATTTATTACACTACTGAGCGACATCTGATCTGTTATTCTCTATAGCGGTCAATCGGGACAATGCCGCATGTATATCTGGACGTACACCACAGTGAGCCACTTCCTCTCCTATTACTGATACTTGGCTGATTGTACCTTCTTTTCAAGCCCAACCGAGATGGTTCTCTTGAGAACGATATCATTGTCCATGAGATGACCCACGGTATTACCAACCGCATGACTGGTGGTGGAACTGGCTCCTGCCTCCAGACCACGGAGGCTGGTGGTCTCGGAGAAGGCTGGTCAGACGCCCTCGCTTCGTAAGCTTTTTCTTCGGGTTTGTATCTCCATTTATTTATGCCCAAGTAATTTTCTAGATGGACAGAGCAAAAGTCGGGCACTATCACTGACTTTGTTTTGGGTGACTATGTCACCAACAACCCCAAGGGTATCCGCACAAACCCATACTCCACCAGCAAGTAAGCCGCGTGTTTCTTTCATAGCCTCTTTATATGATCAAACTAACACACAACTTCCTTTTAGAACCACCAACCCCTTGACCTACGGATCCATCAAGTCACTCACTGCTGTGCACAGTTCGTATCTATACATTTTTCTCTGTTAACAAGTCCTCAATGTGTTTTTACAGGGATCGGCGAAGTCTGGGCCAACACCCTCCACAATGTGTATGCTGCACTTGTGGCTGAGCACGGATGGTCCGCCACCGCTAAGACCAACCCCGATGGAACCGAGGGTAATATCGTCtacctccacctcttccTCGACGCACTTCGCCTCCAACCTTGCAACCCAACATGTATGTTCCCTTTTCCCCCTACGCCGTTATCGTTTGACCGACCGTTTCTTCCTTCTAGTCTTGACCGCTCGTACTGCTTGGATCCAAGCCGATGCTAACCGCTATGGAGGTGCCAACAAGTGCTTGCTCTGGAAAGCCTTCGCCAGCCGTGGCCTCGGTGTCAACGCTGCCAACAAAGTTGACAACTTCGATGTTCCTGCTGGATGCTAAATAATTTAATGTATATTTATCAAATAACGGTAAAACAGTTGTAATTTATAGGGCTTGGGGTACACACTGTCGGGAATAATGTAAATTCATAGAAACTTGACTGAAAATGGCCTTGTACATCTTCACCCAGAGGAAAATTGTCAACACATGTCAACACATCAACAAACGTGCGCGGTGGTGGAAATTGTTCAAGTCAGACCAGATCAATCATCCGCCCTACCCTGACGCAAGGTTCCCATCCCCAAACCATTCGGCATGGCCAAGTAAAATCTGGCCACCTATGAATGCCTATTTATAAATTGCGGGGATGGACAAAAAGGACCTCTCAAGCGAACCACGCTTGCAATGAAGAACGTTCGAGGCAAATAAAGGCTTTGCATTGACAAAAAAGCTCGTTTATCTCCGATCTACTACCATGTCCGCACGGTGCGCTGGGATGTGCTCATGACCACTGTATTTCAGCTTCACACCAGGGAGATTGTGCCTCCTTTTGCAACGACGCATCGCGGTATGGTGTCAGAATGAAAGGTATATATCGTGTGCCTAACCGACAGGATCCTTGGATGACCCTTGACCTGATAATATCGCCATGCACTCTAAATACCCGAGCTTGCTTTCCCTTGCCGTTATTGCTAGTCAGTCCTTTGCAGCGCCGGGTCCTTATGAGTCTCGTGCAACGGTGGACTCAGTGTCAGCTACTCTCGATGGTGTAACGTATATCAACAAGGTGTGGCATATTTTTGTGTCCTGAGTGTCGACAGCAACGGTAGCATTCGTTTCCCAGGGACTGGTTGGTTTCGGGCTTATACCATCAAACTTCACTGAATCGACGGGGGACACACTCGGTGGATTCGGAAGTGCAATTGCAATAAAACGGGGAACTTTCAGACAgagaaatggtgttttttCGGGGACATTGCTAGCTAGACCTGATCGTGGATTTAACGTGTACGTGTCACTCATATTTTACTCTGTCATTCAACGATTGATTTTAAGCTGAGTAGAGACGGAACGATTGATTATCAAGCTCGGCAGCACGAAATAGATTTTCTGCTGACACCCTATTACGGTTCTACAAACCTGACATTTCAGGCAGCTCAAGAAACATTAAAGATTACTTATCGGAATACGGTGCTACAGTTCGACAGGCTTCACAAGAAGACAAGTGGTCTGGACCCTACTGCGGTGAGAAATGCACAATTTGGATCCAACATCATCCCCTTCTTGGATCCAGCGATGCCAATCGTCTCTAAAGACGATAACAGACTCGTTGTTGACGTCGAAGGGCTAGTCGCAAACGCTGATGGAACGTGAGTTCCCTATAATCTAACTTACAAGTCTGGTGAAGTGGATTTAACTATCTTTTTAGATTTTGGGTTAGCGATGAATACGGGCCTTATATTTACCGTTTTTCAGCAACTGGTCAACTTATACAGACTATCCAACCCCCTGATGCTTTTCTTCCCCGTGACGCATCTGGAGCGTTGAACTTCACCTCAGAAGTCAATCCCATTACAGGCCGTTCGCCAAATCAAGGTATAGTGTTCAAAAAACAGTTGTATCAAACTGGGGCGCTGAAAAAGGTTCAATGATTATTAGGATTTGAGGGTTTGACTTTTGACGATTCAACCAATACCCTATATGCTATGCTGCAATCGGCCACAATCCAGGATGGAGGGTCTTCGAAGCCCACAGCGCGTAACACGCGTCTCCTCGCATACGACGTCGGAAATCCAGCTGCGAAACCCAAGTTGATTGGAGAATGGGTGGTTCCGCTCCCAGGCACCGCGAGCAAAGGAAATGTCCTAGCGTGCAGCGAAATCAAATTCGTCAGTAAGGGAATATTTTTAGCACTTTCCAGGGACGGTGATGGACATGGAGGAGGCGACAACAAGTCGAGCTACAAGTGCGTTCGCCAAGCGTGCAGTTCTTGACTCTATGACATTCTCATTTTTATCCACTTTTAGGCACGTTGATTTGTTTTCTATATCTCAAGCTACCGACATCCATGGCACCAAATTTGATAACCCTGCTAACCCAGTCTCTCCTGGAGGAGTACTTGACAGCAGTATAGTTCCTGCTCAATACGTTTCCTTCGTCGATTTGATTGACCCCGTTCAACTGGGTCGGTTCGGGCTACACAACGGTGAGCTTTCGTGGTGCCATCGCTGGCCTAATATCCTTCTCACCCGCTTTGCTGATCATATATTTTAATAACACTCAGGTAAACCCGCAGACCCAACTCTTATCGATGCAAAATGGGAGTCCCTTGCATTGGCGCCAGTGAACGATCCGCAGTTCCCAGATGACTACTTCTTGTTCACAGTTGTAAGTCTTCTAATTCTATCACCCCATTGTTCCTTCTTTTGCTTTCGTCCTATAATTTCTCCATCTGGCCAAATTGTGTTCTCATCAACTTGTCGTGATCAGGCAGACAACGACTTCCTCACCACGCAGGGCATATCTCTTGGGGAACCGTACAATGCTGGTATAGACGTCGACACCCAGTTCATGGTCTTCCGGTTGACAATGCCAAGCATAGTCAAAGGAAGTGTGCAGAGGTCGATTGGGATACTTTGAACCTTCGTGGATGAAAAAGACGTACCCGCGTAAATATAAGTCTAATTTATGTTACAGTTTTTCGGAAACGTAGTACATATAGTTCCAAGGAACGAAAAAACAAATGTATTCAAATTGTGACTGGCTGTGTTTTGTGTCCCGGCGCCTCCTGGTGCCAGACGGTTTGTGAGTGGTCGACTGCCACCTAATGTGAAAATCCTGATTGGGCGGATAGGACTCACAACGGACTTGTGCACCAGCGTCTCATTTTCGCGTGGGCCAATCGGCCTAACTCATGCCCTAGGTTTGTGATTGGATGGCTGATGCTCAGCGCTGACTGGCTTTCGGACGTCGGAGACGCGGAGACGGACATTGGAGTAACTAATCCGACCCCGTTCCGTTGCATTTCAGCTGAAGTCAGGGGCGTTATACATTACCCCTGACTTCACAGGGCATGATAGTTGTTTAAAATGAACCAATTCCGATTTCAAGAACTCAGTGTTCAGCAAGCGCCCATGACTACACTCGACCTGCTACAAGCGATGCTCTACTTTTTGACCGTGTCGGTGTTGTCGACTTCGATCATTGATGTCGTCCCTTGGTAGGCAGATTTACATAATGATTTAAAATAAATTCTGACAGGCGGAGCgccaatcaaacttgggcCTGGGCTTCAAGAGAACATCAACAAGGATGTGAGAAGATTCGTCACTTGAGATCTCTTGAGATGGACCCAAGATGGACCTTCAGTTGCATAGTTGTGCCTAGCGGCTCGCGCAAAGATGGAAATCAAGCTCAAAATGAGTCACAAGCTGCCTCAAGTTCGTATCATTAACCAGATATATTGCGCCATAGAATCACAGACGTTTATCGAAAGGCACAGAAAGGTGCACAGCCCTACCAGAGTAATGATTAGACCTTTAACCTAAGAATTCGGGGAAGTCTGAAAATGTACGCAGAAGCGTCTCATATTGACTTGATGATCTACAGACGAGGACTTCTAGTCAGGTTTAGTTCTGCTTCTTTCATTATGGAACCCATCGGGATTTCACGCCTCAGAGCAGAGTTGGGGGAGAAATTTGGAATTGGGAAAGAAGGAGGGAGGTTGACGCAATGCAGTGTAATGACATATGTAATAAAAACGTGTACGAAGATCTTCTGCAAAAATTAAATTGGGAGGTATTTGGAATAGAGAATATTGACGCTCACAATTCGGAATACAGAAGATAAAGGAAGATAGACGCTGGCAATCGATTTGCAAATACAAACTCCAGTCATATATAGAGTCGACCATGAGAAGAAAGAACTTCGTCCACCTCCAGTCTCAACGTGCAAAACGACCAGGACGGCCCAGCACCGATGTCGATGAATCCAGAGTCAACTTGTGTTTCTTGGCCTAACTGAAACGACCATGTGCTGCCGGCGTCGTCATTTCGAACATCGATGGCGTATGCGCGAAGTTGGCACAAGTTATCTGCTCCAGCGCAGTTGTGCCCTGTGCTCGTTGACTAGAATCGGAGCAACAACTTTGCATTTCATTGCGCACGGCGTGCCTGTATACAATGTGCATCTGAGATCTTTAGCACCACATCTCGAGAGGAAGAGGCCAGAACAAAGTCTTAGCACAGAGGAATAGGATCGGAGTATGAAGCGGTAAGAAGAATTGAGCCGGTTTAGCTATGGAAGCTCCTAGCAGCACACCATGAAAGCCATTCTTGGAACTTTGTTAAAAGTTTTCGATAGCGGTGGTAAGCGAAACGCAAGTCGAGAGGTGGGCGGGAGACGCGACAGAGTGGCCAACGCATGTTTATTCCTAATGCGATTACCAAATACTGGAAATTCCATCATCCGAGCATACAGACATGTCGGCTCAAATGTTCACGTCCATGTCTTGGCAATCGCGTATAGTAAAATTGAACGGGATCGGTGGAGGCGCTCACTCAAATGGCTTGTGGATTTCGGACGACATCTGTGCTTTTACAGCTCGCCATCCTGGCATAATCCGACGAATATTGCGGGTATCAACATGTAAGTATTTAAAACAGCCCTTCGCGAAAGAAAAGCCAACTTTTAGTTCCCCCACTCCTCCCCTTCCTCCCCTCCATTCCCTTCATTTCCTCTCTTCACGCCGTGTTTTTGTATCATAAAGGCGAGGGAGATATTCCGGAATGTCTGCAAGCATTGAAGACTATTCTTATGAGAAGAAGTTGAGCGAGAAGTCGGGGAGCGAGATCGTCCACACACAATCCGTGGACGATAATATCACCTTCCACGATGATGACAGTATCCCAGAACGCCGCCAGATTGGCTTGTTCTCGGCTGTCTTCATTATTTTCAATCGCATCATTGGTACTGGGTACGTGGACTATTTTCAAAATTCCATTTGTCACCTCACTAATTACATTGCTTCAAGAGTGTTCGCTACGCCTAGTTCTATTCTGACGCTTAGTGGAAGTGTTGGGCTTTCATTGTACGCTTAACTTTCGCCTTGCTTGTTATATGACCTGATTTTCGTTTTAGATTCATGTGGGTTATTGGTGCCAttattgctgctgctggaatGCAAGTATACATCGTGTGGGGATCGGTGCGCATAGCTTCTAGTTAACGTTTTATTCTTGGAATCTAACAATCGTTGAATAGGCTGTTCCTAAAAATGGAGGCGAGAAGAACTACCTGGAATACCTGTTCCGCAAACCCAAGTTCCTCATCACGTCGATCTTCTCCGCCAATGCCCTTCTCCTGGCATGGGCAGCCGGAAACTCGCTCGTCTTCGGAGAATACATTCTCCTTGCCGCCAATGTTGAGCCTACTCGGTGGACACTCCGACTCGTGGGCTTCGCCTGTATCACCTTCTCCGTTCTTCTACATGGAACTGCACTGAAGTGGGGTCTGCGACTTCAAAACGTCCTTGGAATCTTCAAAATTCTCGTCTTGGTATTTATCATCATCACGGGTTTCGTCGCTTTGGGTGGCCACATGAAGATCGAGAAACCTGACAATTTCACAAACGCCTTCGAGGGTACCACAGCCAGTGCCAGCTCGTTTTGCTTGAGCTTGTACAATGTATGTTTTCTTGGTTTATATCTATCTTTATGCACTGTCTGATATGTATCGTGCGATAGGTTATCTGGTCGTACATTGGATTTTCCAATGTGAACTATGCCCTCGCTGAGGTTAAGAATCCTAAGCGTGTAGTTCGTATCGCCGGCCCACTCGCCATTGGTGTCGTCACTGTTCTTTACCTCCTTGCCAACATTGCATATTTCGCTGGTGCGACCAAGGAAGAAATTACAAGTTCAGGTCGACTGGTCGCTGCTTTGCTTTTCAAGAATGTCTATGGCGAGAAGGCACAGCGTGCCCTTTCAGTGTTCGTTGCTCTCTCAGCTCTTGGCAATGTTTTGTCTGTTGTAtgtcttcctttttttcgtCAAGTGTTTACACAGCCTAAATATGGTCTTTTTTTAGTCTTTCTCTCAAGGTCGCGTCAACCAGGAGCTCGGT
Coding sequences within it:
- a CDS encoding putative secreted protein (putative secreted protein ARB_04696) encodes the protein MHSKYPSLLSLAVIASQSFAAPGPYESRATVDSVSATLDGVTYINKGLVGFGLIPSNFTESTGDTLGGFGSAIAIKRGTFRQRNGVFSGTLLARPDRGFNVDGTIDYQARQHEIDFLLTPYYGSTNLTFQAAQETLKITYRNTVLQFDRLHKKTSGLDPTAVRNAQFGSNIIPFLDPAMPIVSKDDNRLVVDVEGLVANADGTFWVSDEYGPYIYRFSATGQLIQTIQPPDAFLPRDASGALNFTSEVNPITGRSPNQGFEGLTFDDSTNTLYAMLQSATIQDGGSSKPTARNTRLLAYDVGNPAAKPKLIGEWVVPLPGTASKGNVLACSEIKFVSKGIFLALSRDGDGHGGGDNKSSYKHVDLFSISQATDIHGTKFDNPANPVSPGGVLDSSIVPAQYVSFVDLIDPVQLGRFGLHNGKPADPTLIDAKWESLALAPVNDPQFPDDYFLFTVADNDFLTTQGISLGEPYNAGIDVDTQFMVFRLTMPSIVKGSVQRSIGIL
- a CDS encoding Extracellular metalloproteinase MEP — its product is MVASKRFLTSVLIAVTYSSVASAFQAKEDAFSHSTHRVRHISRELTVETYHPESSYETFTEGLAPRDYELDARAPRDLNSTALAFVQDRLGVDASSVGFKSGYTDRREKFAWVKQYHRGIPFVNAVANVAWKDDKVVAFGNSFVKPKTIAASRPTIPASSIIAKVEAAFDGKYNNWPISLNYLARPDGSAALVHAVQVQNEEVNSWFEVYVDAHSGEILSVTDFVAEATYKVLPLHKRAITEGLETVVDPQDTLASPSGWHSTGTTSFTTTEGNNVVSYKSSVSSTTSQSSSDLVFNYTYSPADAPSATANLNAARVNAFYIINAVHDLAYRYGFTETAFNFQQNNFGKGGKANDRVRISVQDSSGTNNANFATPADGQSGQCRMYIWTYTTPNRDGSLENDIIVHEMTHGITNRMTGGGTGSCLQTTEAGGLGEGWSDALASWTEQKSGTITDFVLGDYVTNNPKGIRTNPYSTSKTTNPLTYGSIKSLTAVHRIGEVWANTLHNVYAALVAEHGWSATAKTNPDGTEGNIVYLHLFLDALRLQPCNPTFLTARTAWIQADANRYGGANKCLLWKAFASRGLGVNAANKVDNFDVPAGC
- a CDS encoding High-affinity methionine permease yields the protein MSASIEDYSYEKKLSEKSGSEIVHTQSVDDNITFHDDDSIPERRQIGLFSAVFIIFNRIIGTGVFATPSSILTLSGSVGLSLFMWVIGAIIAAAGMQVYIVWGSAVPKNGGEKNYLEYLFRKPKFLITSIFSANALLLAWAAGNSLVFGEYILLAANVEPTRWTLRLVGFACITFSVLLHGTALKWGLRLQNVLGIFKILVLVFIIITGFVALGGHMKIEKPDNFTNAFEGTTASASSFCLSLYNVIWSYIGFSNVNYALAEVKNPKRVVRIAGPLAIGVVTVLYLLANIAYFAGATKEEITSSGRLVAALLFKNVYGEKAQRALSVFVALSALGNVLSVSFSQGRVNQELGREGILPFSKVWGSNKPFNAPLAGLALHWVICLIVIFALPPGDAYNFVLNVISYPLSVINAAISFGLIYLAFRPYPDWPLSSIPSLIAAFFFGAVNVFLFIVPLLRPPPIAEPYKSLPYWTHAVAGWAVFGIGALYYLVWAKIVPAIGGYKLIRVEQTGKDGLKRHVFTTIQKPKSA